A single genomic interval of Brassica napus cultivar Da-Ae unplaced genomic scaffold, Da-Ae ScsIHWf_1498;HRSCAF=2094, whole genome shotgun sequence harbors:
- the BNAA01G01590D gene encoding uncharacterized protein BNAA01G01590D, protein MKDDYEVDEKKQAAADVLFSYSKFAMACIGNQTRPTDMRLHLMKEISGLPTSLKRREASRAATSPDPLGESSSSGTARLDKVDSFRAL, encoded by the exons ATGAAAGATGATTACGAG GTTGATGAGAAGAAACAAGCAGCTGCAGATGTATTGTTTAGTTACTCCAAGTTTGCTATGGCCTGCATCGGTAACCAGACTCGTCCTACCGACATGAGGCTGCATCTCATGAAGGAGATCTCGGGATTGCCAACTTCTCTGAAAAGAAGAGAAGCTTCCAGAGCTGCAACTTCTCCTGATCCACTCGGCGAATCTTCCAGCTCCGGCACCGCCAGGCTTGATAAAGTTGATAGCTTCAGAGCTCTTTGA